Below is a window of Candidatus Kinetoplastibacterium oncopeltii TCC290E DNA.
GCACCTTGTTCATCGTAACGTTTTGCTATTTCTACTGGATCTCCTGCATCAGTTAAATTAACAAAATTCACTCCTTTTACTACACGTCCATTAGTGACATCTAGACATGGTATAATTCTTTTTGTTAGAAAATTTAGCATTTTATTTTAATTTTGTTAGTTCGTCGGCTAGTTGTTGAGCTGATTTAAAGTCTAAAGATCCTTCATATATACTTCTTCCTAAGATAGCACCAGCTATACCTTCTTCAGCAACTTGACATAATTTCTCGATATCTTTAATAGTCGCTATGCCACCTGATGCGTATACAGGAATTTTTATATTTTTAGCAAGGTCGACAGTAGCCTCTATATTCACCCCAGATAACATACCATCTCTACTTATGTCGGTATATATGATCGAATCACATCCATAGTTCTCAAATTTTTTTGCTAAATCTATTAAATTATGTTTAGTAAGTTTGCTCCACCCATCAGTAGCAAGTTTACCATCTTTAGCGTCTAATCCTGCTATTATATGCCCAGGAAAAGCCACACAAGCATCATTTAGAAAACCTGGGTTTTTTACTGCTGCTGTTCCTATAATCACGTAAGATATTCCTGAATCTAAGTAATACTCAATAGTATTTAAATCACGAATACCACCTCCTATTTGTACAGGAATTTCATCATTGATAGTGTCTAGTATAGACTTTATTGGTATACTATTTTTAGGCTTTCCGGCGACTGCCCCATTAAGATCCACTAAGTGAATACGACGAGCTCCATTTTCTAGCCATCTTTTAGCTACTATAGATGGATCTTCTGAAAATACCGTAACATCATCCAAATTTCCTTGGCGTAGTCTAACACATTGTCCGTCTTTAAGATCGATAGCGGGAATCAGTAACATATATATATACTATGAATTAAGTTGATCAAAAAAATATTATTTTAAATTTAATATTAAATTTTCCAGTTTGCAAAGTTGCGATAGAGAATTAACCCGTATTTTGAACTTTTTTCTGGATGAAACTGTACTGCAAATATATTATCAGAAGCTATGGCACAAGTGAAAGACAAACCATAATTTGTTTCTCCTACTATGATATTTTCATCTTCTGGGCAAACATAGTAACTATGAACAAAGTAAAAATGAACATCTTGAGGTATATCTTTCCACAAAAAATGATCTTGTTTTTGATGAACCTTATTCCATCCCATATGTGGAACTTTCAGTAGTTTGGCATTGCACTTTCCTTGCAAATTATCAGAATTGAAAAAATGTTCACCACTAAATTGTTTTACAGATCCTTTTAATAATCCGAGACATTTAATATTTCCATTTTCCAAACTATAATCAAACAGCATTTGTTCACCTACGCAAATACCTAATAGAGGTTTTTCTGAAATAGAGTTTTTAATTAAGTCTATTAAATCTAGCTTTTCGAGATTTTTCATGGAGTCTAGCATTGCTCCTTGACCTGGAAGAACTAATTTATCAGCTTTTTTTATCTCTGCAACTGAACTACAAATTTTAATTTTAGCTTCTGGAGCTGCGTATTGCATGGCTCTAGCTACGGAATGAAGATTTCCCATTCCAAAATCAATAATAGCAATATTAGACACTTTGAGTTTCTTATTAAGTTTATATAATTTATAATACGCCTTTAGTAGATGGCATAATTCCAGACATTCGTGCATCTTTGGTTATTGCTTTCCGCAATGCTATTCCAAATGCTTTAAATATGGACTCACATTGATGATGTGAGTTGCTACCACGTATATTATCAACATGTAATGTTATTAATGCATGGTTAACTAATCCTTGAAAAAATTCTCTTATTAAATCTACATCGAATTTACCAATATGTGACCTAGTAAATAAAACATTATATTCAAGATGTGGCCTGCCGGAGCAATCTATAATTACTCTAGATAGTGATTCATCAAGAGGCACAAACGATTCACCATATCTAGATATGCCAACCTTATCGCCCAATGCCTTTTTAATCGCCATTCCCAAAGTTATCCCAATATCTTCAACTGAGTGATGATCATCTATATGTAAATCTCCATTAGATTTTATTCTTATATCAATTAATCCATGACGAGATATTTGGTCTATCATATGATCTAAGAATGGTATTCCAGTATCTATGGATTTATCGCCAGATCCGTCAATATTAATTGATAAATTAATCTGTGTTTCATTTGTATTGCGTGTAATTTGAGCTGTACGCATAATAGTTATTTTTTAGAAATAATTTTCGAAATAGTTTTGATTAGTAGATCATTTTCAGAATTAGTCCCAATAGATAACCTCAGACAATTGCTTAGTAAAGCATGAGAATCAGACAGATCTTTTACTAATATGTTACTTAATTTCAATTCGTTAAAAACATTTGTTGCAGATATGCTCTTATCAAATTTAACTAAAACAAAATTGCCATAAGAATCGTACACTTTAACATTATTTAGTTTTTTTAATGATTCTGATAATTTTATTCTATTTAATAGAATTTGATTAGAATGTTCATCTAAAATATGTTTATTATCCAGTATGCTAAGAATGACCGATTCTGTTAGAACGTTTATATTGTACGGAGGTCGTATTTTGTTTATCTGATTTATCCATTTCGGATGACCTGCTAGATAACCGAATCTTATACCAGCTAGACCAATTTTCGAAACAGTTCTTAAGATTAAAACATTGCTTAGTTCATGTAAGCGATTCATCCATGATTTTTTGTTAAAAGCATAATAAGCCTCATCTATTATTACTAATCCAGGAGCTATATTTATTATTGATAGTACATCATTGTCATTCCATAATCCTCCAGTTGGATTATTTGGCATGGCTAAAAATATAATTTTTGGCGAATGTTGTTTTATAGATTTTAGCATATTGCTTGTATCTAATTGAAGATCATCAGTAAGATTAACCTTAATAAATTTTGCATGATTGAATTGTGATGCCATTTCAAAAAATACAAAAGAAGGTGATGGTGATAAAACTGTATCCCCTGGTTTACAGCAACTTTGAATTATTAAGTGTATAAGCTCATCAGATCCGTTTCCAAATAATAAATCAGATTCATCGGGTATATTAAACTTATTTTTTATAGTTCTTATTAATTGAGATTTATCAGTATTTGGGTATCTATTTAGTTTGACTTTTCTTAAATTAGTAATAATATGCTCAAGAATATCCTCTGGTAAATCATATGGTGATTCCATGGCATCCAGTTTTATATAATTTGCTGATTTACTCACAGGGTAAGCAGTCATGCTTTGTATATCTTCTCTAACTGTAACTTTAATAATATCTAAGAGCTTTTTATCTTCTATCATGATTTTTTCCATCTATGCGATATTGAGCACTGGCTGCATGAGCTTGCAATCCCTCGCTATTTGCTAGAATTGATGCTGTTTTTCCTAGATTTATAGATCCCTTCTCTGAGATATTGATAAGGCTAGAACGTTTTTGAAAATCATATAATCCTAGTGGGGATGAGAATCTTGCTGTACGAGATGTTGGTAGTACATGATTAGGTCCGGCACAATAGTCGCCTAATGATTCTGAGCTAAAACGTCCTATAAATATTGCTCCTGCATGTCTAATTAATGGTACTAGTTCATTCGCATTTTCTGTAGATATTTCTAGATGTTCTGGAGCAATCATGTTAGCTATATCACAAGCCTCTGACAAATCTTTTACTTTAATAAGTGCACCCCTATTAGATAAACTTTTCTTCAAGATATCAAATCTAGGCATTTTTGGAAGTAGTTTATTAATTTGATTTTCAACTTCATCTATAAAATCTAAATCTGGACATAGCATTATTGATTGAGCCAGTTCATCATGTTCTGCTTGTGAAAATAAATCCATAGCAATCCATTCTGCTGGTGTTTTTCCGTCGCATATAATCAATATTTCGCTAGGGCCAGCTATCATATCTATACCAACAGTTCCAAAAACTTTACGTTTTGCATATGCGACGTAAGAATTACCTGGTCCTACTATTTTATCTACTCTAGGCACAGTTTCTGTGCCATATGCTAAGGCGCCTATAGCTTGTGCACCACCTATAGCAAATAATCGATCTACACTGCCCAATGAAGCAGCAGCTAGAACCATATTATTAATATGACCATCTGGAGTAGGAGATACCATTATTAATTCCGGAACACCAGCTATTTTAGCAGGTATTGCATTCATGAGAACAGACGATGGATATGAGGCCTTACCCCCTGGTACGTACAGACCGACTTTGTCTATAGGGGTTATTTTTTGACCAAGTATATTATTATCTGAATCTTTATAGCTCCAAGTAGATACTATTTGTTTTTCATGATATTCTTTAATCCTGCTAACTGAAATTTCTAATGCTTTGCGTTGTTCTTTGGGAATATTATTAAGGGCTTTGATCCATTTCTCTTTTGGAATTTCTAATTCATCTGGATAAATAACTTCAAGTCTGTCAAATTTTCTAGTGTAATTCAATAAAGCTTTGTCACCATCATTCTTTATATCTTTTAGTATTGAATGTACAGTTTTTTCAATTGATTCATCTTCGCTAGATTCGAACTCTAGTATAGAAGATAGAGAAGAACTGAAATTTTTATCCAGGGAATCAAGACGTTTGATCGTATTCATATTATTGATACTTTTTAGTTTAGCAAGAAATTAGGGATAATTTATTCATACGAATTAGTAGCGCGAGAAAATGCATTTAAAAGTGGCTGCAAAAATTCCCTACGATTTTTTAATGATGCTTGATTGACTATTAGCCTAGAAGATATAGGCATTATATCTTCTACTGCAATTAAGCCATTAGCTTTGAGTGTATCTCCAGTCGAAACAACGTCAACAATAGCATCAGCAAGCCCAACAATAGGAGCCAATTCCATTGACCCATACAATTTTATTAAATCAATATATACACCTTTCGATGCAAAATGTTCTCTTGTAGATTGAATGTACTTTGTAGCCACACGTAACCTAGATCCTTGCTTAACAGCATCTTTATAATTAAAATCTTGTCTTACAGCAACTGCTAAGCGGCATCTAGCTATATTTAGGTCTATTGGTTGATATAATCCACCCGGTTGTTGTGCAGAGTGTTCTATAAGCACATCTTTGCCAGCAATTCCTAAATCTGCAGCACCATACTGAACGTAAGTAGGAACATCTGACGCCCTTAGTATAAGTATTCTTAGATTAGTATCACTAGTTTGTATTATTAGCTTACGAGATTTCTCAGGGCTTTCACTTACTTTTATACCTGCTTCTGCCAACAGAGGCATAGTGTCTTCAAAGATTCTTCCTTTGGACAAAGCCAATGTAATGCTTTTGTTTATAGTTTCTTTCATTCTTCATTCCTATTGATAGCTCGTTTAATATTAGCTCCTAGCTTTTGAAGTTTCAATTCCATATTCTCATAACCACGATCCAGATGATAAATTTGTTCTATGGTTGTTTTCCCTTGGGCAACCAATCCAGCTATAACTAAACTTGCTGATGCTCTTAAGTCTGTAGCTTTTACAGTTGCTCCAGAAAGAAAATCAACTCCACGAACTGTAGCAAAATTACCATTGATTGTTATATCAGCTCCTAATCTATTGAGTTCTTGTACATGAAGATATCTGTTTTCAAATATATTTTCAACTATCATCGAAGTGCCATGCGAAATACTATTGAGAGCCATGAATTGTGCTTGCATATCAGTTGCTAAGCCAGGATATTCACGTGTTACGATATCTACAGACTTAGGTCTTTTACTGATGCTGCATATCAAATTTCCATCATCTTGTTTTACTGTAACTCCAGATAGTCTTATCTTATCTATAGTAGCTAACATATCATTAGGATTAATACCTTTTATTTTTATGTTACCACCTGTTGCAGCTAGAGCACATAAAAAAGTTCCAGCTTCAATTCTATCAGGTATTATTTTATGTTTTGCTCCATATAACCTATCAACTCCGTGTATAATTACTCTATTTGTGCCGTGTCCTTTTATGTTAGCACCCATCTTTATGAGCATATTAGACAAATCTACTACTTCTGGTTCACAAGCAGCATTCTCTATAATTGTTTCACCTTCAGCAAGAGTAGCCGCCATTATGATATTTTCAGTTCCAGTTACTGTTACTACATCTGGACGAACCAAAGTTCCTTTAAGTTTTCTTGACTTAGCTATAACAAAGCCATGCTCTATACGTATATCAGCCCCTAATGCAGATAAACATTTTATGTGCTGATCTACTGGTCTCTGTCCTATAGCACATCCCCCTGGCATACTAACAATAGCTTCTCCAAACCTAGTTAAAAGTGGACCAAGAACCAAAATAGATGCCCTCATTGCCTTAACGAGCTCGTATGGAGCTTTTAAGTTTTCTATTTTATTTGACATAATAGATACTTCATTCTTAGTATGTCTTTTGGTTGTTGAGCCAAGATGGCTCAATAAATTAATAGTTGTATCGACATCATGAAGATCAGGTACATTGCTCAGCGAAATTGTTTCTGATGTTAGTAATCCCGCACATAAAATTGGTAATGCAGCATTTTTAGCACCAGAGATGATCACATCTCCTTCAAGCTCTGAGCCCCCGATGATTTGTAATTCTTCTTCCATTGAAACCATGATAAATCTTTTTATGTTGTTAT
It encodes the following:
- the hisA gene encoding 1-(5-phosphoribosyl)-5-[(5-phosphoribosylamino)methylideneamino]imidazole-4-carboxamide isomerase, translating into MLLIPAIDLKDGQCVRLRQGNLDDVTVFSEDPSIVAKRWLENGARRIHLVDLNGAVAGKPKNSIPIKSILDTINDEIPVQIGGGIRDLNTIEYYLDSGISYVIIGTAAVKNPGFLNDACVAFPGHIIAGLDAKDGKLATDGWSKLTKHNLIDLAKKFENYGCDSIIYTDISRDGMLSGVNIEATVDLAKNIKIPVYASGGIATIKDIEKLCQVAEEGIAGAILGRSIYEGSLDFKSAQQLADELTKLK
- the hisC gene encoding histidinol-phosphate transaminase; this encodes MIEDKKLLDIIKVTVREDIQSMTAYPVSKSANYIKLDAMESPYDLPEDILEHIITNLRKVKLNRYPNTDKSQLIRTIKNKFNIPDESDLLFGNGSDELIHLIIQSCCKPGDTVLSPSPSFVFFEMASQFNHAKFIKVNLTDDLQLDTSNMLKSIKQHSPKIIFLAMPNNPTGGLWNDNDVLSIINIAPGLVIIDEAYYAFNKKSWMNRLHELSNVLILRTVSKIGLAGIRFGYLAGHPKWINQINKIRPPYNINVLTESVILSILDNKHILDEHSNQILLNRIKLSESLKKLNNVKVYDSYGNFVLVKFDKSISATNVFNELKLSNILVKDLSDSHALLSNCLRLSIGTNSENDLLIKTISKIISKK
- the hisD gene encoding histidinol dehydrogenase, with amino-acid sequence MNTIKRLDSLDKNFSSSLSSILEFESSEDESIEKTVHSILKDIKNDGDKALLNYTRKFDRLEVIYPDELEIPKEKWIKALNNIPKEQRKALEISVSRIKEYHEKQIVSTWSYKDSDNNILGQKITPIDKVGLYVPGGKASYPSSVLMNAIPAKIAGVPELIMVSPTPDGHINNMVLAAASLGSVDRLFAIGGAQAIGALAYGTETVPRVDKIVGPGNSYVAYAKRKVFGTVGIDMIAGPSEILIICDGKTPAEWIAMDLFSQAEHDELAQSIMLCPDLDFIDEVENQINKLLPKMPRFDILKKSLSNRGALIKVKDLSEACDIANMIAPEHLEISTENANELVPLIRHAGAIFIGRFSSESLGDYCAGPNHVLPTSRTARFSSPLGLYDFQKRSSLINISEKGSINLGKTASILANSEGLQAHAASAQYRIDGKNHDRR
- the hisG gene encoding ATP phosphoribosyltransferase yields the protein MKETINKSITLALSKGRIFEDTMPLLAEAGIKVSESPEKSRKLIIQTSDTNLRILILRASDVPTYVQYGAADLGIAGKDVLIEHSAQQPGGLYQPIDLNIARCRLAVAVRQDFNYKDAVKQGSRLRVATKYIQSTREHFASKGVYIDLIKLYGSMELAPIVGLADAIVDVVSTGDTLKANGLIAVEDIMPISSRLIVNQASLKNRREFLQPLLNAFSRATNSYE
- the murA gene encoding UDP-N-acetylglucosamine 1-carboxyvinyltransferase, which translates into the protein MVSMEEELQIIGGSELEGDVIISGAKNAALPILCAGLLTSETISLSNVPDLHDVDTTINLLSHLGSTTKRHTKNEVSIMSNKIENLKAPYELVKAMRASILVLGPLLTRFGEAIVSMPGGCAIGQRPVDQHIKCLSALGADIRIEHGFVIAKSRKLKGTLVRPDVVTVTGTENIIMAATLAEGETIIENAACEPEVVDLSNMLIKMGANIKGHGTNRVIIHGVDRLYGAKHKIIPDRIEAGTFLCALAATGGNIKIKGINPNDMLATIDKIRLSGVTVKQDDGNLICSISKRPKSVDIVTREYPGLATDMQAQFMALNSISHGTSMIVENIFENRYLHVQELNRLGADITINGNFATVRGVDFLSGATVKATDLRASASLVIAGLVAQGKTTIEQIYHLDRGYENMELKLQKLGANIKRAINRNEE
- the hisB gene encoding imidazoleglycerol-phosphate dehydratase HisB codes for the protein MRTAQITRNTNETQINLSINIDGSGDKSIDTGIPFLDHMIDQISRHGLIDIRIKSNGDLHIDDHHSVEDIGITLGMAIKKALGDKVGISRYGESFVPLDESLSRVIIDCSGRPHLEYNVLFTRSHIGKFDVDLIREFFQGLVNHALITLHVDNIRGSNSHHQCESIFKAFGIALRKAITKDARMSGIMPSTKGVL
- the hisH gene encoding imidazole glycerol phosphate synthase subunit HisH is translated as MSNIAIIDFGMGNLHSVARAMQYAAPEAKIKICSSVAEIKKADKLVLPGQGAMLDSMKNLEKLDLIDLIKNSISEKPLLGICVGEQMLFDYSLENGNIKCLGLLKGSVKQFSGEHFFNSDNLQGKCNAKLLKVPHMGWNKVHQKQDHFLWKDIPQDVHFYFVHSYYVCPEDENIIVGETNYGLSFTCAIASDNIFAVQFHPEKSSKYGLILYRNFANWKI